In the Ictalurus furcatus strain D&B chromosome 13, Billie_1.0, whole genome shotgun sequence genome, CCATGAGGGCCTGAATCTGTTTGTTGAGTTCCTCAATCTTGGCCTTGTTTTCCCGATGAACTCTCTGATGGTTCAACAGTTGTTTGTGGATTTTGAAAGCTTTCCCACATTCTGTGCAACTATGcctaaaagaggaaaaaaataagaatattgAGGATTGAGTTGTGAAATCTATCTATTTAATATGGTAACATACATGCAATTATAAAAGCCATGGTAGCataataaacatttgaaacTAATCTTTACTTACTTCTTAACATCAAAATGTGTTCTCTGGTGGTTCTTAAGGGCCAACAAGTTGTAAAAGCGCTtctgacaaacaaaacaacggAACACTCCAGTTTTGTGTGACTTTTTGTGATTTAGAAGTGAGCCTGCATGTCTGTATGAACGGCCACACTGGTCACATTTGTAGAGTCTCTCTCCGCTGTCTGGACTCCCCTTAAAATATTCAGGCTCTTGTCTGAGAGCATTGACAAGATCTGTTTTTTCATCATACTCTTCGAGATTCTCATCACACTGTCCAGGGCAATTATGACTCTCAAGTTGAGCAACACTGGTACAGACTACACCACACTTCCCACAGATAATactctccttttcttcttttggtTGGTGCTCATTCTGGTTCGGTGTTACATATTGTTCTGGTTGTCCATCCACTGTATTGCTATGTAAAAGCTGATGAGCTAGAAGGTCCTGTTTTTTTGTGAAACTTTCTCCACAAGTGCTACAGATAATCAGATCACAGTCACCTTGCTGGACCTGACCTGGTTCATCATCTTTCTCTGCCTCGAGTGAGGACATCGAGGAGGGGCCTGACGTTGATGGGGTTCCATGGATTTGAGTGTGACTACGGAGATGGCTCCTGAGCTCCCGCATGCTGGTGTAGTGCTTCCCACACACAGAACACTGATACATCTCTCCATCATCCTCCTCGTCCTCTTCATCGCTATTTTTGCAGTGAAGTTTATCTTCATTGTCACTCATCATCTGATCATGCATAGTGTCATGAAAGTAAGTAAGATCACTGCCATTGTGTCCCTCAAAAACCATTTGCTCCCCTGAATCTCCAACAGCATGTTTATACTCTGCAGACTTAAAGTCCATTTCACAATCTGGACTGATACTGTTTGATGGATACTGCTGATTCAAGAGAGGGCACATGTGTGACTTGATCCCTGCAATATCAGTAAATGTCTTTCCACAGTCTGCGCACATGTGCCTCTCCATGAGGGCTTCATCCTGAGGTAGATCCATGTGTCTGTCCTCAGAGAACGAACTGTCAAACTGTTCCTGGAATTCTGGGCCATCAAGATCATTGATATTCTCCTCATCAGAATTCATGTGTACAGAGTCTCCCATATCCTGAGGAAGGCCCAGAATGCCGCTTACCTCATCTTCATGAGGAAAGCCTTCATGTGTCAGGGGTTCTGAGGAAAGCCAGTCACCTTCAGCACTGGGAATCACCATAGAAGGTCTCCCCTTGTGGATGCGAAGGTGGCTGCGCAGGGCAGCCAGATGGGGGTAGTTCTTACGGCAAATAGAGCACTGGAAAATACCTGTCTGATGGGAGCGCTTGTGGTTGATGAGACTACCTGCATGTCGGTAGCTCTTGCCACAAACGTTACATTTAAAACGCCGGTCTGAGCTACCAGATTGATCTTGTTTATCATCAGTAGCTTGCTCAGAAAGTTCAGGGTTGAGGTTTGCTGAAGGCAGGGCCAGATGCTCTCCCTGAGTATCTAAAAGAGTTGGTTCATCACCAATGGGGTGAGGTACATATATATGACCATTTTCCATTGGTCCCTGGGTTTGGTCATAATCAACAGCTTTATCGAGTAATGGAGGCAATGGTGGAGTGTCACTGGAGGATGGATATGGATTAGACTCAGGTGACTGATTAATACTGTATGAAAAAGGATGGTCCTCCGGTGTGCTAATAGGGAGCTGAAAGGATACTGAAGAAGAGTTATGCAACATAATGTGATTTTGAAACTCATCATCATTCGGAAATGCTGACTGACAAAGGTGGCAGAAATGGATATTTGTGGCTCCATTCTGCAACACCTTTGACACCTGTTCTGACGTAGAGTCTGTGTAAGCCTCAGGGGTCAATGGGCTAACCGTGCTGGGATGACTTCTAGTTTTACTGTGGATTCGTTGGTGACTGGTAAGGGCAGCGAGATTGTTGAACTGTTTGAAACAGACTGAACACTCAAATATGCCCATCTGGTGAGTTTTCTTGTGATTTATCAGGCTTCCATGATGCCTATAGGTCTTCTCGCACATGTCGCATTTAAACGGCCGGTCCTCATCATCACCAGCGGTGTCATGTTCAGCAGCAGAGCTTGGAATCAACTCGGACATCAAACCATTGCTGAAGCCATTATCAGGGGCAACATCCAACTCCAAGTCTGATGGCAGTTCTGGGATTATATCGAAATCCTGCTCATCTATTTGCTGTAACTGCTCGTCATCACAAATGCCTTCAGCCCGATTACGTTTCAGCTGATTGTTCTTGGTTCTTTCCTGAAACCCTCTATTATGATGCACCTTTTGGTGAGTTGCCAGTTGATTCGCGAGGCGAAAACCTTCACCACAGTCCATGCAAGTATACTTCTTTCGCGTTGTGTGAATACGCAAATGACTTTTGAGAGCCAATGCGTTGGACAGCCTCCGAGAACATATGTGACACTGAAAGGAGCCAATGTCATGAGTTTTCTTATGATTAGCCAAACTACCAGCGTGCCTGTATCCCCGACCGCATTCGTCGCATTTGAATTTCCGATCATCCTCGGACTGATGACAGGTTTCTGTGTGCTCCAATAGACTGGGCATGTTGGAACATGCTATACCACAGTGCTTACATAAAAAGCCTTTGGTCTTGCCTGGCTGTTGCATAGCCTCAATGGTATAATAGAGTGATGTAAAATACTAACAAGAGCCAGTTTGTGTATGAGAAATGGGGGCACCTTTTTTAAAGGTGAGGTCCTTGTCCTCACTTTCATCAAAGTGATGGTGTACGTAAAGTCCATATGCAAAGGTGATTTTTATGAATGGAGAAATGAACGCATTCTGTTCCATGCCATTGAAAATCTGATAACTGGGCTCATAAGGGTGCACACAGTGGATGGATGCTGGAAAT is a window encoding:
- the znf646 gene encoding zinc finger protein 646 isoform X2 — translated: MQQPGKTKGFLCKHCGIACSNMPSLLEHTETCHQSEDDRKFKCDECGRGYRHAGSLANHKKTHDIGSFQCHICSRRLSNALALKSHLRIHTTRKKYTCMDCGEGFRLANQLATHQKVHHNRGFQERTKNNQLKRNRAEGICDDEQLQQIDEQDFDIIPELPSDLELDVAPDNGFSNGLMSELIPSSAAEHDTAGDDEDRPFKCDMCEKTYRHHGSLINHKKTHQMGIFECSVCFKQFNNLAALTSHQRIHSKTRSHPSTVSPLTPEAYTDSTSEQVSKVLQNGATNIHFCHLCQSAFPNDDEFQNHIMLHNSSSVSFQLPISTPEDHPFSYSINQSPESNPYPSSSDTPPLPPLLDKAVDYDQTQGPMENGHIYVPHPIGDEPTLLDTQGEHLALPSANLNPELSEQATDDKQDQSGSSDRRFKCNVCGKSYRHAGSLINHKRSHQTGIFQCSICRKNYPHLAALRSHLRIHKGRPSMVIPSAEGDWLSSEPLTHEGFPHEDEVSGILGLPQDMGDSVHMNSDEENINDLDGPEFQEQFDSSFSEDRHMDLPQDEALMERHMCADCGKTFTDIAGIKSHMCPLLNQQYPSNSISPDCEMDFKSAEYKHAVGDSGEQMVFEGHNGSDLTYFHDTMHDQMMSDNEDKLHCKNSDEEDEEDDGEMYQCSVCGKHYTSMRELRSHLRSHTQIHGTPSTSGPSSMSSLEAEKDDEPGQVQQGDCDLIICSTCGESFTKKQDLLAHQLLHSNTVDGQPEQYVTPNQNEHQPKEEKESIICGKCGVVCTSVAQLESHNCPGQCDENLEEYDEKTDLVNALRQEPEYFKGSPDSGERLYKCDQCGRSYRHAGSLLNHKKSHKTGVFRCFVCQKRFYNLLALKNHQRTHFDVKKHSCTECGKAFKIHKQLLNHQRVHRENKAKIEELNKQIQALMEMSGSVSVSGMQAVNASRKRRGRRRKQKDIPGSVESSPEKDGHSGDPNDPRPFVCDQCGRSYRHAGSLVNHKNSHKTGEYYCAVCNNTYSNQLAMKNHLRIHFSVKKHCCQDCGKAFRGKKQLLNHTCKHNRKNAALKGKGRGRRRAKDLTCKKCSLVFPTAEQLTGHSCSKDRDPESTPAGTDHNHNGDAFVVKEERPFKCNICGRSYRHAGSLLNHKNTHKTGHFTCSFCAKPFSNPMALRNHTRIHTQKKKYVCTTCGKAFRLSSILYNHQKIHARGVTHYSCHTCGKRFKRKSGLKRHRCYRNGSSASPLSQDEGDKCYM
- the znf646 gene encoding zinc finger protein 646 isoform X1, which produces MQQPGKTKGFLCKHCGIACSNMPSLLEHTETCHQSEDDRKFKCDECGRGYRHAGSLANHKKTHDIGSFQCHICSRRLSNALALKSHLRIHTTRKKYTCMDCGEGFRLANQLATHQKVHHNRGFQERTKNNQLKRNRAEGICDDEQLQQIDEQDFDIIPELPSDLELDVAPDNGFSNGLMSELIPSSAAEHDTAGDDEDRPFKCDMCEKTYRHHGSLINHKKTHQMGIFECSVCFKQFNNLAALTSHQRIHSKTRSHPSTVSPLTPEAYTDSTSEQVSKVLQNGATNIHFCHLCQSAFPNDDEFQNHIMLHNSSSVSFQLPISTPEDHPFSYSINQSPESNPYPSSSDTPPLPPLLDKAVDYDQTQGPMENGHIYVPHPIGDEPTLLDTQGEHLALPSANLNPELSEQATDDKQDQSGSSDRRFKCNVCGKSYRHAGSLINHKRSHQTGIFQCSICRKNYPHLAALRSHLRIHKGRPSMVIPSAEGDWLSSEPLTHEGFPHEDEVSGILGLPQDMGDSVHMNSDEENINDLDGPEFQEQFDSSFSEDRHMDLPQDEALMERHMCADCGKTFTDIAGIKSHMCPLLNQQYPSNSISPDCEMDFKSAEYKHAVGDSGEQMVFEGHNGSDLTYFHDTMHDQMMSDNEDKLHCKNSDEEDEEDDGEMYQCSVCGKHYTSMRELRSHLRSHTQIHGTPSTSGPSSMSSLEAEKDDEPGQVQQGDCDLIICSTCGESFTKKQDLLAHQLLHSNTVDGQPEQYVTPNQNEHQPKEEKESIICGKCGVVCTSVAQLESHNCPGQCDENLEEYDEKTDLVNALRQEPEYFKGSPDSGERLYKCDQCGRSYRHAGSLLNHKKSHKTGVFRCFVCQKRFYNLLALKNHQRTHFDVKKHSCTECGKAFKIHKQLLNHQRVHRENKAKIEELNKQIQALMEMSGSVSVSGMQAVNASRKRRGRRRKQKDIPGSVESSPEKDGHSGDPNDPRPFVCDQCGRSYRHAGSLVNHKNSHKTGEYYCAVCNNTYSNQLAMKNHLRIHFSVKKHCCQDCGKAFRGKKQLLNHTCKHNRKNAALKGKGRGRRRAKDLTCKKCSLVFPTAEQLTGHSCSKDRDPESTPAGTDHNHNGDAFVVKEERPFKCNICGRSYRHAGSLLNHKNTHKTGHFTCSFCAKPFSNPMALRNHTRIHTQKKKYVCTTCGKAFRLSSILYNHQKIHARGVTHYSCHTCGKRFKRKSGLKRHRCYRNGSSASPLSQDEGDKCYMCDQCGRSYRHAGSLLNHKKTHSADLLHCSLCLKTFTDHLELQSHSQMARHCCPDCGKTFCEFSHLQSHMEVHSKGLPYYCSVCQQNFPNLASFEQHQEVHHSMQEQSRHQQDLQMSQGLDWDSGLNQQLGFSKMDPEFSQMHEGFSDQEDQQESGDAFDKEEKSHVCEHCGRSYRHAGSLLNHKNSHKTGSFFCSVCQKEFTNLMALKNHRRIHTEPKRYQCLECGKAFRVSTQLICHRRIHTKEKPFSCVLCDKRFSSKSNLRHHQKLHQNAQQSFESSFNMDPNAFMGLGVEPFL